A single window of Channa argus isolate prfri chromosome 12, Channa argus male v1.0, whole genome shotgun sequence DNA harbors:
- the mtmr1a gene encoding myotubularin-related protein 1a isoform X3, with amino-acid sequence MEKQAGAGGAADGAGSKRKPWGSATSGPSSGDNPESPTGSHVEWCKQLIAATISSQISGTVPAEIVNRDNKVSKRLISRDVEDKGLCYRWESDSENPPNALNIPALRYGAQVKMVQNQDPLLPGETIQTTVKDVMYICPFSGLVNGTLTITDYKLYFTSVERESPYILDVNLGVISRLETISVFNQGENTKGLELVCKDMRSPRFAYKSEESHPDVLKVLAKHAFPLSHNLPQFAFLYEEQFPVDGWKVYDPSAEYRRQGLPNESWTISKINSNYDLCDTYPSILVVPTNITDEDIKRVALFRAKHRIPVLSWIHPETQATIVRCSQPLVGPTDRRCKEDERFLQLIMDANAQSHKLSIFDARQNSVADTNKAKDGGYENENFYPNVELNFLEIPNIHVMRESLRKMKDVVYPTIDEAHWHSAIDQTHWLEYIRLLLAGAAKIADRLESGKTSVVVHCSDGWDRTAQLTSLAMLMLDNYYRTLRGFQVLVEKEWIAFGHKFAARVGHGDENHANSERSPLFVQFIDCVWQMTRQFPAAFEFNELFLITVLDHLYSCLFGTFLYNSEEERTKKEVQTKTVSLWSYVNSQPEDFTNPFFVNYENHVLYPLVSSRHLELWTSYYARWNPRMRPQVPVHQTLKELLILRAELQRRVEELQKEAFSQALSSSEHSSPSHTTGTPLHTVV; translated from the exons ATGGAGAAACAGGCCGGGGCGGGCGGCGCGGCGGACGGAGCGGGGTCGAAAAGAAAGCCGTGGGGCTCGGCGACCAGCGGGCCATCATCCGGTGATAATCCGGAAAG TCCGACAGGTTCGCATGTAGAGTGGTGTAAGCAGCTGATAGCAGCCACCATCTCCAGTCAAATCTCAGGAACGGTTCCAGCAGAAATCGTCAACAGAGACAACAAG GTGTCCAAGAGGCTGATTTCCAGG GATGTAGAGGATAAAGGGCTTTGTTACCGTTGGGAAAGTGATTCTGAGAATCCCCCCAATGCTTTG AACATTCCAGCTTTGAGATATGGAGCACAGGTCAAAATGGTTCAGAATCAGGATCCTCTGCTACCAGGAGAGACTATACAGACTACAG TCAAGGATGTGATGTACATCTGTCCATTCAGTGGTTTGGTTAATGGGACTTTGACCATCACAGACTACAAGCTCTACTTCACAAGTGTGGAAAGG GAATCTCCATACATTCTTGATGTGAACTTGGGAGTCATCAGCAGACTGGAGACCATTAGTGTTTTTAATCAAGGAGAGAACACGAAAGGCCTTGAGCTGGTCTGCAAG GACATGAGGAGTCCCAGGTTTGCCTATAAGTCAGAAGAAAGCCATCCTGATGTTCTGAAGGTTCTGGCCAAACATGCCTTCCCACTCTCCCACAACCTG CCTCAGTTCGCCTTTCTGTACGAAGAGCAGTTTCCTGTGGATGGCTGGAAGGTGTACGACCCATCAGCAGAGTACAGGCGTCAG GGTCTCCCTAATGAGAGCTGGACCATCAGTAAGATTAACAGCAACTATGATCTGTGTGACACCTATCCCTCCATCCTGGTCGTCCCCACCAACATCACGGATGAAGACATCAAACGAGTGGCTTTGTTCAGAGCCAAGCACCGTATACCG gtCTTATCTTGGATCCACCCAGAGACTCAGGCCACTATTGTACGCTGCAGCCAGCCGTTAGTTGGACCTACAGACCGTCGCTGTAAAGAGGATGAGCGCTTCCTCCAACTTATCATGGATGCCAATGCCCAATCCCATAAGCTCTCAATCTTTGATGCCCGGCAAAACAGCGTGGCAGACACTAACAAG GCCAAGGATGGAggatatgaaaatgaaaatttctACCCAAATGTGGAATTAAACTTCCTGGAAATTCCTAACATCCATGTGATGAGGGAGTCTCTGAGGAAGATGAAGGATGTGGTTTATCCCACCATAGATGAAGCCCATTGGCATTCGGCTATTGACCAGACTCACTGGTTGGAGTACATACGG CTGTTATTAGCAGGAGCAGCGAAGATAGCTGATAGGCTGGAGTCTGGGAAAACGTCAGTAGTGGTTCACTGCAGTGATGGCTGGGACAGAACCGCTCAGCTCACCTCTCTGGCCATGCTGATGCTGGACAACTACTACCGGACACTCAGAGGATTCCAG GTTCTAGTGGAGAAGGAGTGGATTGCTTTTGGACACAAGTTTGCTGCG CGTGTGGGACATGGAGATGAGAACCATGCTAATTCTGAGCGCTCACCTCTCTTTGTCCAGTTCATTGATTGTGTTTGGCAGATGACTCGACAG TTCCCAGCAGCCTTTGAGTTCAACGAGCTCTTCCTGATCACGGTGCTGGACCACCTTTACAGCTGTCTGTTTGGTACTTTCCTTTataacagtgaagaggaaagaacaaaaaag GAGGTGCAGACCAAGACGGTGTCCCTGTGGTCTTATGTTAACAG CCAGCCTGAGGATTTCACCAACCCCTTCTTCGTCAACTACGAGAACCATGTTCTGTATCcactggtttcctccagacaccTGGAGCTGTGGACCAGTTACTATGCCCGCTGGAACCCACGCATGAGACCACAG
- the mtmr1a gene encoding myotubularin-related protein 1a isoform X4, which produces MEKQAGAGGAADGAGSKRKPWGSATSGPSSGDNPESPTGSHVEWCKQLIAATISSQISGTVPAEIVNRDNKDVEDKGLCYRWESDSENPPNALNIPALRYGAQVKMVQNQDPLLPGETIQTTVKDVMYICPFSGLVNGTLTITDYKLYFTSVERESPYILDVNLGVISRLETISVFNQGENTKGLELVCKDMRSPRFAYKSEESHPDVLKVLAKHAFPLSHNLPQFAFLYEEQFPVDGWKVYDPSAEYRRQGLPNESWTISKINSNYDLCDTYPSILVVPTNITDEDIKRVALFRAKHRIPVLSWIHPETQATIVRCSQPLVGPTDRRCKEDERFLQLIMDANAQSHKLSIFDARQNSVADTNKAKDGGYENENFYPNVELNFLEIPNIHVMRESLRKMKDVVYPTIDEAHWHSAIDQTHWLEYIRLLLAGAAKIADRLESGKTSVVVHCSDGWDRTAQLTSLAMLMLDNYYRTLRGFQVLVEKEWIAFGHKFAARVGHGDENHANSERSPLFVQFIDCVWQMTRQFPAAFEFNELFLITVLDHLYSCLFGTFLYNSEEERTKKEVQTKTVSLWSYVNSQPEDFTNPFFVNYENHVLYPLVSSRHLELWTSYYARWNPRMRPQVPVHQTLKELLILRAELQRRVEELQKEAFSQALSSSEHSSPSHTTGTPLHTVV; this is translated from the exons ATGGAGAAACAGGCCGGGGCGGGCGGCGCGGCGGACGGAGCGGGGTCGAAAAGAAAGCCGTGGGGCTCGGCGACCAGCGGGCCATCATCCGGTGATAATCCGGAAAG TCCGACAGGTTCGCATGTAGAGTGGTGTAAGCAGCTGATAGCAGCCACCATCTCCAGTCAAATCTCAGGAACGGTTCCAGCAGAAATCGTCAACAGAGACAACAAG GATGTAGAGGATAAAGGGCTTTGTTACCGTTGGGAAAGTGATTCTGAGAATCCCCCCAATGCTTTG AACATTCCAGCTTTGAGATATGGAGCACAGGTCAAAATGGTTCAGAATCAGGATCCTCTGCTACCAGGAGAGACTATACAGACTACAG TCAAGGATGTGATGTACATCTGTCCATTCAGTGGTTTGGTTAATGGGACTTTGACCATCACAGACTACAAGCTCTACTTCACAAGTGTGGAAAGG GAATCTCCATACATTCTTGATGTGAACTTGGGAGTCATCAGCAGACTGGAGACCATTAGTGTTTTTAATCAAGGAGAGAACACGAAAGGCCTTGAGCTGGTCTGCAAG GACATGAGGAGTCCCAGGTTTGCCTATAAGTCAGAAGAAAGCCATCCTGATGTTCTGAAGGTTCTGGCCAAACATGCCTTCCCACTCTCCCACAACCTG CCTCAGTTCGCCTTTCTGTACGAAGAGCAGTTTCCTGTGGATGGCTGGAAGGTGTACGACCCATCAGCAGAGTACAGGCGTCAG GGTCTCCCTAATGAGAGCTGGACCATCAGTAAGATTAACAGCAACTATGATCTGTGTGACACCTATCCCTCCATCCTGGTCGTCCCCACCAACATCACGGATGAAGACATCAAACGAGTGGCTTTGTTCAGAGCCAAGCACCGTATACCG gtCTTATCTTGGATCCACCCAGAGACTCAGGCCACTATTGTACGCTGCAGCCAGCCGTTAGTTGGACCTACAGACCGTCGCTGTAAAGAGGATGAGCGCTTCCTCCAACTTATCATGGATGCCAATGCCCAATCCCATAAGCTCTCAATCTTTGATGCCCGGCAAAACAGCGTGGCAGACACTAACAAG GCCAAGGATGGAggatatgaaaatgaaaatttctACCCAAATGTGGAATTAAACTTCCTGGAAATTCCTAACATCCATGTGATGAGGGAGTCTCTGAGGAAGATGAAGGATGTGGTTTATCCCACCATAGATGAAGCCCATTGGCATTCGGCTATTGACCAGACTCACTGGTTGGAGTACATACGG CTGTTATTAGCAGGAGCAGCGAAGATAGCTGATAGGCTGGAGTCTGGGAAAACGTCAGTAGTGGTTCACTGCAGTGATGGCTGGGACAGAACCGCTCAGCTCACCTCTCTGGCCATGCTGATGCTGGACAACTACTACCGGACACTCAGAGGATTCCAG GTTCTAGTGGAGAAGGAGTGGATTGCTTTTGGACACAAGTTTGCTGCG CGTGTGGGACATGGAGATGAGAACCATGCTAATTCTGAGCGCTCACCTCTCTTTGTCCAGTTCATTGATTGTGTTTGGCAGATGACTCGACAG TTCCCAGCAGCCTTTGAGTTCAACGAGCTCTTCCTGATCACGGTGCTGGACCACCTTTACAGCTGTCTGTTTGGTACTTTCCTTTataacagtgaagaggaaagaacaaaaaag GAGGTGCAGACCAAGACGGTGTCCCTGTGGTCTTATGTTAACAG CCAGCCTGAGGATTTCACCAACCCCTTCTTCGTCAACTACGAGAACCATGTTCTGTATCcactggtttcctccagacaccTGGAGCTGTGGACCAGTTACTATGCCCGCTGGAACCCACGCATGAGACCACAG
- the mtmr1a gene encoding myotubularin-related protein 1a isoform X5 → MEKQAGAGGAADGAGSKRKPWGSATSGPSSGDNPESPTGSHVEWCKQLIAATISSQISGTVPAEIVNRDNKVGRRPEFMVSKRLISRNIPALRYGAQVKMVQNQDPLLPGETIQTTVKDVMYICPFSGLVNGTLTITDYKLYFTSVERESPYILDVNLGVISRLETISVFNQGENTKGLELVCKDMRSPRFAYKSEESHPDVLKVLAKHAFPLSHNLPQFAFLYEEQFPVDGWKVYDPSAEYRRQGLPNESWTISKINSNYDLCDTYPSILVVPTNITDEDIKRVALFRAKHRIPVLSWIHPETQATIVRCSQPLVGPTDRRCKEDERFLQLIMDANAQSHKLSIFDARQNSVADTNKAKDGGYENENFYPNVELNFLEIPNIHVMRESLRKMKDVVYPTIDEAHWHSAIDQTHWLEYIRLLLAGAAKIADRLESGKTSVVVHCSDGWDRTAQLTSLAMLMLDNYYRTLRGFQVLVEKEWIAFGHKFAARVGHGDENHANSERSPLFVQFIDCVWQMTRQFPAAFEFNELFLITVLDHLYSCLFGTFLYNSEEERTKKEVQTKTVSLWSYVNSQPEDFTNPFFVNYENHVLYPLVSSRHLELWTSYYARWNPRMRPQVPVHQTLKELLILRAELQRRVEELQKEAFSQALSSSEHSSPSHTTGTPLHTVV, encoded by the exons ATGGAGAAACAGGCCGGGGCGGGCGGCGCGGCGGACGGAGCGGGGTCGAAAAGAAAGCCGTGGGGCTCGGCGACCAGCGGGCCATCATCCGGTGATAATCCGGAAAG TCCGACAGGTTCGCATGTAGAGTGGTGTAAGCAGCTGATAGCAGCCACCATCTCCAGTCAAATCTCAGGAACGGTTCCAGCAGAAATCGTCAACAGAGACAACAAG GTTGGAAGACGACCAGAATTCATG GTGTCCAAGAGGCTGATTTCCAGG AACATTCCAGCTTTGAGATATGGAGCACAGGTCAAAATGGTTCAGAATCAGGATCCTCTGCTACCAGGAGAGACTATACAGACTACAG TCAAGGATGTGATGTACATCTGTCCATTCAGTGGTTTGGTTAATGGGACTTTGACCATCACAGACTACAAGCTCTACTTCACAAGTGTGGAAAGG GAATCTCCATACATTCTTGATGTGAACTTGGGAGTCATCAGCAGACTGGAGACCATTAGTGTTTTTAATCAAGGAGAGAACACGAAAGGCCTTGAGCTGGTCTGCAAG GACATGAGGAGTCCCAGGTTTGCCTATAAGTCAGAAGAAAGCCATCCTGATGTTCTGAAGGTTCTGGCCAAACATGCCTTCCCACTCTCCCACAACCTG CCTCAGTTCGCCTTTCTGTACGAAGAGCAGTTTCCTGTGGATGGCTGGAAGGTGTACGACCCATCAGCAGAGTACAGGCGTCAG GGTCTCCCTAATGAGAGCTGGACCATCAGTAAGATTAACAGCAACTATGATCTGTGTGACACCTATCCCTCCATCCTGGTCGTCCCCACCAACATCACGGATGAAGACATCAAACGAGTGGCTTTGTTCAGAGCCAAGCACCGTATACCG gtCTTATCTTGGATCCACCCAGAGACTCAGGCCACTATTGTACGCTGCAGCCAGCCGTTAGTTGGACCTACAGACCGTCGCTGTAAAGAGGATGAGCGCTTCCTCCAACTTATCATGGATGCCAATGCCCAATCCCATAAGCTCTCAATCTTTGATGCCCGGCAAAACAGCGTGGCAGACACTAACAAG GCCAAGGATGGAggatatgaaaatgaaaatttctACCCAAATGTGGAATTAAACTTCCTGGAAATTCCTAACATCCATGTGATGAGGGAGTCTCTGAGGAAGATGAAGGATGTGGTTTATCCCACCATAGATGAAGCCCATTGGCATTCGGCTATTGACCAGACTCACTGGTTGGAGTACATACGG CTGTTATTAGCAGGAGCAGCGAAGATAGCTGATAGGCTGGAGTCTGGGAAAACGTCAGTAGTGGTTCACTGCAGTGATGGCTGGGACAGAACCGCTCAGCTCACCTCTCTGGCCATGCTGATGCTGGACAACTACTACCGGACACTCAGAGGATTCCAG GTTCTAGTGGAGAAGGAGTGGATTGCTTTTGGACACAAGTTTGCTGCG CGTGTGGGACATGGAGATGAGAACCATGCTAATTCTGAGCGCTCACCTCTCTTTGTCCAGTTCATTGATTGTGTTTGGCAGATGACTCGACAG TTCCCAGCAGCCTTTGAGTTCAACGAGCTCTTCCTGATCACGGTGCTGGACCACCTTTACAGCTGTCTGTTTGGTACTTTCCTTTataacagtgaagaggaaagaacaaaaaag GAGGTGCAGACCAAGACGGTGTCCCTGTGGTCTTATGTTAACAG CCAGCCTGAGGATTTCACCAACCCCTTCTTCGTCAACTACGAGAACCATGTTCTGTATCcactggtttcctccagacaccTGGAGCTGTGGACCAGTTACTATGCCCGCTGGAACCCACGCATGAGACCACAG
- the mtmr1a gene encoding myotubularin-related protein 1a isoform X2: protein MEKQAGAGGAADGAGSKRKPWGSATSGPSSGDNPESPTGSHVEWCKQLIAATISSQISGTVPAEIVNRDNKVGRRPEFMDVEDKGLCYRWESDSENPPNALNIPALRYGAQVKMVQNQDPLLPGETIQTTVKDVMYICPFSGLVNGTLTITDYKLYFTSVERESPYILDVNLGVISRLETISVFNQGENTKGLELVCKDMRSPRFAYKSEESHPDVLKVLAKHAFPLSHNLPQFAFLYEEQFPVDGWKVYDPSAEYRRQGLPNESWTISKINSNYDLCDTYPSILVVPTNITDEDIKRVALFRAKHRIPVLSWIHPETQATIVRCSQPLVGPTDRRCKEDERFLQLIMDANAQSHKLSIFDARQNSVADTNKAKDGGYENENFYPNVELNFLEIPNIHVMRESLRKMKDVVYPTIDEAHWHSAIDQTHWLEYIRLLLAGAAKIADRLESGKTSVVVHCSDGWDRTAQLTSLAMLMLDNYYRTLRGFQVLVEKEWIAFGHKFAARVGHGDENHANSERSPLFVQFIDCVWQMTRQFPAAFEFNELFLITVLDHLYSCLFGTFLYNSEEERTKKEVQTKTVSLWSYVNSQPEDFTNPFFVNYENHVLYPLVSSRHLELWTSYYARWNPRMRPQVPVHQTLKELLILRAELQRRVEELQKEAFSQALSSSEHSSPSHTTGTPLHTVV from the exons ATGGAGAAACAGGCCGGGGCGGGCGGCGCGGCGGACGGAGCGGGGTCGAAAAGAAAGCCGTGGGGCTCGGCGACCAGCGGGCCATCATCCGGTGATAATCCGGAAAG TCCGACAGGTTCGCATGTAGAGTGGTGTAAGCAGCTGATAGCAGCCACCATCTCCAGTCAAATCTCAGGAACGGTTCCAGCAGAAATCGTCAACAGAGACAACAAG GTTGGAAGACGACCAGAATTCATG GATGTAGAGGATAAAGGGCTTTGTTACCGTTGGGAAAGTGATTCTGAGAATCCCCCCAATGCTTTG AACATTCCAGCTTTGAGATATGGAGCACAGGTCAAAATGGTTCAGAATCAGGATCCTCTGCTACCAGGAGAGACTATACAGACTACAG TCAAGGATGTGATGTACATCTGTCCATTCAGTGGTTTGGTTAATGGGACTTTGACCATCACAGACTACAAGCTCTACTTCACAAGTGTGGAAAGG GAATCTCCATACATTCTTGATGTGAACTTGGGAGTCATCAGCAGACTGGAGACCATTAGTGTTTTTAATCAAGGAGAGAACACGAAAGGCCTTGAGCTGGTCTGCAAG GACATGAGGAGTCCCAGGTTTGCCTATAAGTCAGAAGAAAGCCATCCTGATGTTCTGAAGGTTCTGGCCAAACATGCCTTCCCACTCTCCCACAACCTG CCTCAGTTCGCCTTTCTGTACGAAGAGCAGTTTCCTGTGGATGGCTGGAAGGTGTACGACCCATCAGCAGAGTACAGGCGTCAG GGTCTCCCTAATGAGAGCTGGACCATCAGTAAGATTAACAGCAACTATGATCTGTGTGACACCTATCCCTCCATCCTGGTCGTCCCCACCAACATCACGGATGAAGACATCAAACGAGTGGCTTTGTTCAGAGCCAAGCACCGTATACCG gtCTTATCTTGGATCCACCCAGAGACTCAGGCCACTATTGTACGCTGCAGCCAGCCGTTAGTTGGACCTACAGACCGTCGCTGTAAAGAGGATGAGCGCTTCCTCCAACTTATCATGGATGCCAATGCCCAATCCCATAAGCTCTCAATCTTTGATGCCCGGCAAAACAGCGTGGCAGACACTAACAAG GCCAAGGATGGAggatatgaaaatgaaaatttctACCCAAATGTGGAATTAAACTTCCTGGAAATTCCTAACATCCATGTGATGAGGGAGTCTCTGAGGAAGATGAAGGATGTGGTTTATCCCACCATAGATGAAGCCCATTGGCATTCGGCTATTGACCAGACTCACTGGTTGGAGTACATACGG CTGTTATTAGCAGGAGCAGCGAAGATAGCTGATAGGCTGGAGTCTGGGAAAACGTCAGTAGTGGTTCACTGCAGTGATGGCTGGGACAGAACCGCTCAGCTCACCTCTCTGGCCATGCTGATGCTGGACAACTACTACCGGACACTCAGAGGATTCCAG GTTCTAGTGGAGAAGGAGTGGATTGCTTTTGGACACAAGTTTGCTGCG CGTGTGGGACATGGAGATGAGAACCATGCTAATTCTGAGCGCTCACCTCTCTTTGTCCAGTTCATTGATTGTGTTTGGCAGATGACTCGACAG TTCCCAGCAGCCTTTGAGTTCAACGAGCTCTTCCTGATCACGGTGCTGGACCACCTTTACAGCTGTCTGTTTGGTACTTTCCTTTataacagtgaagaggaaagaacaaaaaag GAGGTGCAGACCAAGACGGTGTCCCTGTGGTCTTATGTTAACAG CCAGCCTGAGGATTTCACCAACCCCTTCTTCGTCAACTACGAGAACCATGTTCTGTATCcactggtttcctccagacaccTGGAGCTGTGGACCAGTTACTATGCCCGCTGGAACCCACGCATGAGACCACAG
- the mtmr1a gene encoding myotubularin-related protein 1a isoform X1, with translation MEKQAGAGGAADGAGSKRKPWGSATSGPSSGDNPESPTGSHVEWCKQLIAATISSQISGTVPAEIVNRDNKVGRRPEFMVSKRLISRDVEDKGLCYRWESDSENPPNALNIPALRYGAQVKMVQNQDPLLPGETIQTTVKDVMYICPFSGLVNGTLTITDYKLYFTSVERESPYILDVNLGVISRLETISVFNQGENTKGLELVCKDMRSPRFAYKSEESHPDVLKVLAKHAFPLSHNLPQFAFLYEEQFPVDGWKVYDPSAEYRRQGLPNESWTISKINSNYDLCDTYPSILVVPTNITDEDIKRVALFRAKHRIPVLSWIHPETQATIVRCSQPLVGPTDRRCKEDERFLQLIMDANAQSHKLSIFDARQNSVADTNKAKDGGYENENFYPNVELNFLEIPNIHVMRESLRKMKDVVYPTIDEAHWHSAIDQTHWLEYIRLLLAGAAKIADRLESGKTSVVVHCSDGWDRTAQLTSLAMLMLDNYYRTLRGFQVLVEKEWIAFGHKFAARVGHGDENHANSERSPLFVQFIDCVWQMTRQFPAAFEFNELFLITVLDHLYSCLFGTFLYNSEEERTKKEVQTKTVSLWSYVNSQPEDFTNPFFVNYENHVLYPLVSSRHLELWTSYYARWNPRMRPQVPVHQTLKELLILRAELQRRVEELQKEAFSQALSSSEHSSPSHTTGTPLHTVV, from the exons ATGGAGAAACAGGCCGGGGCGGGCGGCGCGGCGGACGGAGCGGGGTCGAAAAGAAAGCCGTGGGGCTCGGCGACCAGCGGGCCATCATCCGGTGATAATCCGGAAAG TCCGACAGGTTCGCATGTAGAGTGGTGTAAGCAGCTGATAGCAGCCACCATCTCCAGTCAAATCTCAGGAACGGTTCCAGCAGAAATCGTCAACAGAGACAACAAG GTTGGAAGACGACCAGAATTCATG GTGTCCAAGAGGCTGATTTCCAGG GATGTAGAGGATAAAGGGCTTTGTTACCGTTGGGAAAGTGATTCTGAGAATCCCCCCAATGCTTTG AACATTCCAGCTTTGAGATATGGAGCACAGGTCAAAATGGTTCAGAATCAGGATCCTCTGCTACCAGGAGAGACTATACAGACTACAG TCAAGGATGTGATGTACATCTGTCCATTCAGTGGTTTGGTTAATGGGACTTTGACCATCACAGACTACAAGCTCTACTTCACAAGTGTGGAAAGG GAATCTCCATACATTCTTGATGTGAACTTGGGAGTCATCAGCAGACTGGAGACCATTAGTGTTTTTAATCAAGGAGAGAACACGAAAGGCCTTGAGCTGGTCTGCAAG GACATGAGGAGTCCCAGGTTTGCCTATAAGTCAGAAGAAAGCCATCCTGATGTTCTGAAGGTTCTGGCCAAACATGCCTTCCCACTCTCCCACAACCTG CCTCAGTTCGCCTTTCTGTACGAAGAGCAGTTTCCTGTGGATGGCTGGAAGGTGTACGACCCATCAGCAGAGTACAGGCGTCAG GGTCTCCCTAATGAGAGCTGGACCATCAGTAAGATTAACAGCAACTATGATCTGTGTGACACCTATCCCTCCATCCTGGTCGTCCCCACCAACATCACGGATGAAGACATCAAACGAGTGGCTTTGTTCAGAGCCAAGCACCGTATACCG gtCTTATCTTGGATCCACCCAGAGACTCAGGCCACTATTGTACGCTGCAGCCAGCCGTTAGTTGGACCTACAGACCGTCGCTGTAAAGAGGATGAGCGCTTCCTCCAACTTATCATGGATGCCAATGCCCAATCCCATAAGCTCTCAATCTTTGATGCCCGGCAAAACAGCGTGGCAGACACTAACAAG GCCAAGGATGGAggatatgaaaatgaaaatttctACCCAAATGTGGAATTAAACTTCCTGGAAATTCCTAACATCCATGTGATGAGGGAGTCTCTGAGGAAGATGAAGGATGTGGTTTATCCCACCATAGATGAAGCCCATTGGCATTCGGCTATTGACCAGACTCACTGGTTGGAGTACATACGG CTGTTATTAGCAGGAGCAGCGAAGATAGCTGATAGGCTGGAGTCTGGGAAAACGTCAGTAGTGGTTCACTGCAGTGATGGCTGGGACAGAACCGCTCAGCTCACCTCTCTGGCCATGCTGATGCTGGACAACTACTACCGGACACTCAGAGGATTCCAG GTTCTAGTGGAGAAGGAGTGGATTGCTTTTGGACACAAGTTTGCTGCG CGTGTGGGACATGGAGATGAGAACCATGCTAATTCTGAGCGCTCACCTCTCTTTGTCCAGTTCATTGATTGTGTTTGGCAGATGACTCGACAG TTCCCAGCAGCCTTTGAGTTCAACGAGCTCTTCCTGATCACGGTGCTGGACCACCTTTACAGCTGTCTGTTTGGTACTTTCCTTTataacagtgaagaggaaagaacaaaaaag GAGGTGCAGACCAAGACGGTGTCCCTGTGGTCTTATGTTAACAG CCAGCCTGAGGATTTCACCAACCCCTTCTTCGTCAACTACGAGAACCATGTTCTGTATCcactggtttcctccagacaccTGGAGCTGTGGACCAGTTACTATGCCCGCTGGAACCCACGCATGAGACCACAG